GCCACTGTTTTCGTTCACCTCTTCCGCCTCCGTTTTCGTGAGAcgatttttaatgatttccaGATTCGAATGAATGGTAGCAGCCATTGGTGGTGCATATGTTTTCCGTGGAACGCTCGCTATCGGGAGCTGCATGGTACTGAACGGTAGCATCGATAGGGTTCCGTTGTTCATGGATTTGGATTCGTACGGGTATGCAATCCTAGCCAGTGGCTTCACATTTGAGGGTGAATTAGAAGAATCACTTTCACTAAGCGAATCCAGTATGGAAGGGGCAATGCCATCAACTGCTGATTCCTCTTCTGCAACACCATCAGGCAAATCCAACATCGGCCCATCGCCTACTTCCCCATCATACGAGCGTACCAACTGGTAGCACTTTCGAATCGTAAATACAGCTCTGCGCATAAAGTCAAACGTCGATATTGCACTTTGCTCTTTCAGGGCCAGCATATCACGGAGCGAGCGGATCGCCTCGGTCAGCTTGTACAGCAAACACTCGTTGAGGTGTTCGGTGTACGTTTCCGAAAACATGAAACGTTTCCGGCAGGCgaaacatttcttttccttGTAATCCTCGGGTAACGTGAAGGTGATACCGTGCTCTCCCAGACCATCCAGTTCCATCACATCGTCCTCAACGAAAACTTTCTCGCGGTACCCGAAGATCCCGGTACCATCGCCTACTGCCAGCTTCCCAAGAAACTCGGGCTCTTCCTctgcgttgttgttgggtggTTTCGTGGCAACGAATCGGTGCATCATCTTTTTCTTGGGCTGTTTCAACGCCGACTGACCGTTGAGATCGGTGGACGAGGCAAGATTCACGTTATGATACGcgtcacctgctgctgttcctgcttccAGCGGAATAATATCATGCGAAGAATCTATATCCGCTAGCTTTGGCAAATGTTTGTCCTTCTTCTGGCTTCTATGATGATGACTGGACAGGTACTTGGCCGCCAGCAGCCCCGCAATATTGTCGAGTGCCTGACGTCGGAAAGTGTACGCGTGTTTCAGGTACGAGATGCACAACTCACAGATCTTCTTCGGTAGCGAATCGTTATTGGTGATCTACGGGAAAGCAAACAAGGTAAGCAAATGCACTCGAGGAGCACCCAACACTACCCACCTCAACTCCGGTGACTTCTACGATCAACAGGTAGATTGGTTGTTTCCAGCGAGCGTATTCCCGATAGTGGTCGTGCAGAAAAGCGGGTATACGCGTAAAAATACTGTGTGATCCGGGAGACGAGCAGATCCGGCACAGCCCGTCGAAGCATTCGGCaccttccatttccattactTGCTATTTTCAAGTTAATCTTACTATCACAGTCGACCACAAAAGTTCTTTTAAACGCTAGAAACGGAGCACTTTAATAAAAATCCTAGAAGTTGATGAAGACGTGATTCgcgatttttttgttattgttattgctcAGTGACTCCGTGGAATCGCGTTTAGGGTGTAGGGTTCAATGCTTCATTTCACTATGGGAAAAAGGAGTAACAAATTGAAAACTAAAGCACTTTTTTGAATCAACTTAAATGTGACCAAAACTGTTGAAATTCCAGCATTTTCGGCATTAACAATGCCGGTTTCAACCGATTTTTCAACTTACGCGATGAGGATTTAGTAGATAAAGATAATGGGCACGTGCCGCATATGTGAGTACAGTCGAACCTCGCTGGCAGAGGCATGGAAGGGTTGGCGTGATAGAATTCAACAAAACGAAGCATATATTTCCTTTAAAAAGAATAGTTTCTCAAATGGTTTCTTTATTTCATTCGGTTTGGAACTTAAGTTTAAGGTATTTGCACATGTTTTACCGATTGCTGTGCGACACACCTGCGCGACACGACAACGGCAGCAAACGGGTACCAACCCACCGGTTTCCCCACGTTTGCGTACCacaattttgttttaattacgCTCCAAAACTCTTTGAACACTTTGAAATCCACAACATTCCGCGACGGCGCATCACGTAGCTATTTGCTCCTACCTTATTCATATTCGGTTGCGCAAGGCTACATGCAAGTACACACCTTCTTCCTCTAGGCTCTTTGCCACATTCGATTTGAGCAATTGATCAGGTAAAGGCCTACAAACCAGCATGCACCTTCCTTTCAGGGGGTGGGTATGTCTGTTTCAATAAGCAAGGTtaccgtttaaaaaaaacggcaacgtgaattgtgaaaaaataaaggatGAACCATAAATGCTAACTCCTCTCCCCTACCctaggtggtggtgtttttccTCTTGGCCTCAAGGATCTTCGGAAAAACAGATAGTGTACCTTCAACCATGCAGCCTTGCAGCAACGGTACACGTATGGGgggttggaaaaaaaagattgcACTGATAAACATTACACTTACAAGTCCTGGCTTCACTCACTTCAGCTCCCTCTTTCTTATCCTATTTCGAGTGAACGATTTTCGATGGTAAACAAgtgttgcttcatttttttttctttaaattaaaCTAGCTACAGCACACTAATAAGTATGAACCACCTCAATTGCTGTCCGCAGGTTGCTGGGATTGGTGTCGGACACACCAACAACCCAGTATTCTTTTGCTCGCATCCAATCGCTCAAAACCCCCGGAGGGTTTCCTTAACAACCGCTAACATCGATCTGCTCAACAAGCAAAATATCATGGAGAATGGTGAAATATCTTTGCTTCTTTGTTTTTACTTGCTTAGCGTTCCGGAACGCTCACAATAGTTCATTAAGTCTTCTAATTAGTCCACAGCATCGTCAATTAGTCAATTCGCTTGCCCGCCAGGCGTTGCCGGCGCACGAACAGCGCTAGTTAATATCCCTTTAGGCAGCTCTAGGATGTTCCGCGAGATGCAATGATAAACAATTGTGGCCAAAGCAGGCTCCTCTTAACAATGCTAAACATGTAAATAATGGTAATGGAGCTTATCAACAATCCTAACGGTACACGTTCAATTATGGAAGggcgaaaaacacaaacacaaacattaaCAAATAAGTTATAAAATATCATTAACTAGGTTAACACTCGGATGGTCACAAGCTTCGATGCCTTGTATACCGCTGTATTCTGGGATAGCAAAGTCAACTCGCAGCATCCCTACCTATTCGCGTCCAGTCAATGGCTTTTCCACATTATTccactctctcttcctctttcggcTCCACCTAAACACCATACACTCTATAACAAGAAGACATTGCACGCAGGCTACTCCCTTCCGCAGAGGCGTTAGGTTTGAGCAAATAGTTCCCTGTTTGGTATCCGTACGAAAAAAGGGATAGATGATCCATTGGGCACGTTGAACGTTGGTGATCATTCGGAGGAATACGATTTCATTACGCCCCCTGAGGGCGATGTCCGCAATAATCGAAGCACAACGAAATGGACAATCTTTACTTAAACTAACAATTGACTTCGATTCGCACAACCCCTGATCGCCTCCCTGCTGTTTCATGATGATCATGTGATCGTGGGCACGTGTTAGCTCCACTCTTTTAAACTATAAACAGCTCGACATACTGATTCGGGATAAGCGATGGAGTAAGGATGCTGGTCGTCGCCGTAACTAGCTTGTCGTGGTGCGACAGATGATGCggatggtgcggatggtggggatgctgatggtgttgatgaagtGGGTGTTCATAAAACGTGGCAGAGCCGGCCGGTGAGTTGGTGGCACCGAGAAGTGGCGGCGCATGCGGAAAGTGAATTGACGGTGGTGGCATTGTCTGAATCGGGGAAAGCTGCGATCCCGTCGGATAGGGAGCAGTACCGGCCAGACCTGCCGTCGTTACTGGAATGGCCAGTGGTTGAGTGGTGGTCGTGGCAAGCGGCAGACTCAGCAGTGGAGGTGGAGACGTACGTATGGTAGTTGATCCTGTTCGGCCGGAGCTGTTTGATGTTtggccggtggtggaaccGGAACTGGAACCAGTGGTCGCTACCGAGCCAGTCGGTGAGAGCAGTAGTGGCGATGACGATTGAGATGTAGTAGACTCACTGGAAGATCCGACCGATCGGGGAGCACCGAGTGAACCGAGTGGTACGGCAATCGGTTGATTGTTATGCCCTCGACGATCTGGACTCAAGGTGAGCTGGAAGGAAACCAATGAGCCGAAATATTAGACAATACAGTCATACATCATGTAACCTCACGCTTACTAACCATCGTTGGTTGACCATGACTGTGCtgtggtggttgatggccaagatgatgcggtggtggtggggctgcagctgctgccgcaccGTAGTACGTCGTGGGGGATACGGGAGGGCTAGGATAGCCCCAGTACAGGATTGGCTGCGGATAGAAGGCTGCATGTCGGGGAGGCGGCAGAACGGCCGCCTGTGGATGACCGAACGGAGAGTAACCTCCAAACGGACCACCAACGATAGTGCCACCTGGGGATAAAAACAAAGGATGTCGTGTTATTCATCGTTGAACCATCGTTGACTTTAAACTCACAAAGAAGAGGCAACTAAAAGTAGCTAACAAACAGATAACGAAAcgagtaaaaaaaacaaaaaataaaaaacaaaagaatataacaatatgaaaacaaaaaaaacttataaaaagaaaaaggcaaTCCAGCTGATTGGGGAAAGTCTAGTGAAAATGTCGTGACGTCCAGTGGTTAGAATGGCGTCAAAGTAAAAGGAAGGTTAAGTTAGTATATATTAATACCGACTCTGTGTAGCGCCATTTGCAGCCTACTGCAATCTGTTCACTGGCACGAACTGGCACATCAAATGGGCCCttttttaaaacgaaaatctACACCAAAAgcgttggttttattttaaaagtCTCATTTTCTATCGGTTAATCACACATCTTCGTGTGCGAACAAGATCTGTGAGCATCAATCATTTACAGCCCTCCAAAAACACAgcgcgaaacacacacaaaatcagTTAATTGATAAAACGAAGTTCGGAACACATCAGTGCAGTtctaaagaaaaaataaaccagCAAATTACACACCAAATGGGTTGGAATTAAAACataagaaaagcaaaatgaaaatctaCAACATataacataaaaataaactaaGACAAAACGTAAAAAGGCATGCATTCGCAAACAGGCACAAATGAAAGGTTTTATATagtaaaaggaaaagggaaaagttcGATCAAAACATGGAATCGAAATTATTGAAACACAAATCGACACAACGTGTGATTCGACACGCGACACTTACACGCAAGTCAAGTATCGTCGTACAGAAGTGATGAAACGGGTGTTAGTAGCAAtggtagagagaaagatgaaCGTGTTAGCGGCGTAAACGTATAATAAGTAAAAATAACTGATTTCAAAACACTCACCGTATATAAAGggaaggaaatgcaaaaaggTACATATTTTGAGATAAGGATATGATTACCATTCTTTAATGAGCTTAAGTAATGCCTGCTCCGTACACAGTGTACCCACCACAAAAC
This sequence is a window from Anopheles darlingi chromosome 3, idAnoDarlMG_H_01, whole genome shotgun sequence. Protein-coding genes within it:
- the LOC125953659 gene encoding uncharacterized protein LOC125953659, yielding MEMEGAECFDGLCRICSSPGSHSIFTRIPAFLHDHYREYARWKQPIYLLIVEVTGVEITNNDSLPKKICELCISYLKHAYTFRRQALDNIAGLLAAKYLSSHHHRSQKKDKHLPKLADIDSSHDIIPLEAGTAAGDAYHNVNLASSTDLNGQSALKQPKKKMMHRFVATKPPNNNAEEEPEFLGKLAVGDGTGIFGYREKVFVEDDVMELDGLGEHGITFTLPEDYKEKKCFACRKRFMFSETYTEHLNECLLYKLTEAIRSLRDMLALKEQSAISTFDFMRRAVFTIRKCYQLVRSYDGEVGDGPMLDLPDGVAEEESAVDGIAPSILDSLSESDSSNSPSNVKPLARIAYPYESKSMNNGTLSMLPFSTMQLPIASVPRKTYAPPMAATIHSNLEIIKNRLTKTEAEEVNENSGSAQIYKTIKCKKCDGRFVTISHLDEHTKKVHQSKVRTLI